Proteins encoded together in one Urocitellus parryii isolate mUroPar1 chromosome 3, mUroPar1.hap1, whole genome shotgun sequence window:
- the Gpr37 gene encoding prosaposin receptor GPR37, which produces MRARGAPLGRTSRLLLLLLLKVSSFSSALGFVPAARKETCLGEGCSPTLIQRRSRDVWGPGIFARDVLRARAPREEPEKGARDVPSGDLRAARGGDPGASRGAETSAVGPSGPPLGAWRWKDARSQEAPGNLGRGDPMALQLFLQTSEEDEKSARSSGISRRSQEQSVRTEPGASDLFYWPRRAGKLQSTHHKPSSKTINGPAGHEGRTIAPPGRALPQNGSSGEGVHDHWGPRRGNSTSRRVRLKNPFYPLTQESYGAYAVMCLSVVIFGTGIIGNLAVMCIVCHNYYMRSISNSLLANLAFWDFLIIFFCLPLVIFHELTKKWLLEDFSCKIVPYIEVASLGVTTFTLCALCIDRFRAATNVQMYYEMIENCSSTTAKLAVIWVGALLLALPEVVLRQLSKEDLGFSGRAPAERCVIKISPDLPDTIYVLALTYDSARLWWYFGCYFCLPTLFTITCSLVTARKIRKAEKASTRGNKRQIQLESQMNCTVVALTILYGFCIIPENICNIVTAYMATGVSQQTMDLLNIISQFLLFFKSCVTPVLLFCLCKPFSRAFMECCCCCCEECIQKSSTVTSDDNDNEYTTELELSPFSTIRREMSTFASVGTHC; this is translated from the exons ATGCGGGCCCGGGGCGCGCCACTCGGTCGCACATCGCGGCTGCTGCTTCTGCTACTGCTCAaggtttcctctttctcttctgcgCTCGGGTTTGTCCCTGCGGCCAGAAAGGAAACTTGTCTCGGGGAGGGCTGCTCACCTACATTGATCCAGCGCCGCAGCAGGGATGTTTGGGGACCAGGAATTTTTGCAAGAGACGTTCTGAGAGCACGCGCACCCAGGGAGGAACCAGAGAAAGGGGCACGAGATGTGCCCTCCGGGGACCTACGGGCTGCCCGGGGCGGTGACCCTGGTGCCTCTAGAGGGGCGGAGACGTCGGCGGTCGGGCCCTCGGGACCTCCACTTGGAGCCTGGAGGTGGAAAGATGCCCGCAGTCAGGAGGCACCTGGAAATTTGGGGAGAGGGGACCCAATGGCCCTCCAACTCTTCCTTCAGACCTCAGAGGAGGACGAGAAGAGTGCCAGAAGCTCTGGTATTTCCCGGCGCAGCCAGGAGCAGAGCGTGAGAACAGAACCCGGAGCCAGCGATCTTTTCTATTGGCCAAGAAGAGCAGGGAAACTACAGAGTACCCACCACAAGCCCTCATCCAAAACAATTAATGGACCCGCAGGGCACGAAGGGAGGACAATTGCACCTCCCGGCAGGGCACTACCCCAGAATGGGTCCTCTGGTGAGGGAGTTCATGATCACTGGGGTCCCCGTAGGGGGAACAGCACCAGCCGGCGGGTGAGATTGAAGAACCCCTTCTACCCGCTGACCCAAGAGTCATATGGAGCCTACGCAGTCATGTGTTTATCAGTGGTGATCTTTGGAACCGGCATCATTGGCAATCTGGCGGTGATGTGCATTGTGTGTCACAACTACTACATGAGGAGCATCTCCAACTCCCTCTTGGCCAACCTGGCCTTCTGGGACTTTCTTATCATCTTCTTCTGCCTTCCACTCGTCATTTTCCACGAGCTGACCAAGAAGTGGCTGTTGGAGGACTTCTCCTGCAAGATTGTGCCCTATATCGAG GTTGCTTCTCTAGGAGTTACTACCTTCACCTTGTGTGCGCTGTGTATAGACCGCTTCCGCGCTGCCACCAATGTACAAATGTACTATGAGATGATCGAAAACTGTTCTTCAACGACGGCCAAACTAGCTGTGATTTGGGTTGGCGCTCTGCTGCTGGCACTTCCAGAGGTCGTTCTCCGCCAGCTGAGCAAGGAGGATCTGGGGTTCAGTGGCCGGGCTCCTGCAGAACGATGTGTCATAAAGATCTCTCCCGATTTACCGGACACCATCTACGTTTTAGCCCTCACCTATGACAGCGCGAGGCTCTGGTGGTATTTTGGCTGTTACTTTTGTCTACCCACACTTTTCACCATCACCTGCTCTTTAGTGACTGCAAGGAAAATCCGCAAAGCAGAGAAAGCCTCTACCCGAGGGAATAAGCGGCAGATCCAGCTAGAAAGCCAGATGAACTGTACAGTAGTGGCGTTGACCATTTTGTATGGGTTTTGCATTATTCCTGAAAATATCTGCAATATCGTCACTGCCTACATGGCTACCGGAGTTTCACAGCAGACAATGGACCTACTTAATATCATCAGtcagtttcttttattctttaagtcCTGCGTTACCCCCGTCCTCCTCTTCTGTCTCTGCAAACCCTTCAGTCGTGCGTTCATGgagtgctgctgctgttgctgcgaAGAATGCATCCAGAAGTCTTCAACAGTGACCAGTGATGACAACGACAACGAGTACACCACAGAGCTCGAACTGTCTCCTTTCAGTACCATACGCCGGGAAATGTCCACTTTTGCTTCGGTTGGAACTCATTGCTGA